The Yoonia sp. SS1-5 genome contains a region encoding:
- a CDS encoding SURF1 family protein has translation MLRKILFPLILGIAGCGVLISLGLWQVERLAWKEDILANINARLAEEPGPLRDDVTEEADEYTRVTLQGRAVGDELHVLTSGTQAGTGYRVITAFETDKGTIILLDKGLLPLEAKTAPPPDGPVQVTGTLLWPDDKNNNTPAPDLDKNIWFARDVTDMSAKLQTAPLMVVASSTSPADPRLTPLPVSTTNIKNDHLEYAITWFLLALVWGIMSLYLIYRTTTPKDG, from the coding sequence ATGCTGCGTAAGATACTCTTCCCACTGATCCTCGGGATCGCCGGTTGCGGCGTGTTGATCAGCCTTGGGCTATGGCAAGTAGAAAGGCTCGCCTGGAAGGAAGACATCCTTGCGAATATCAATGCCCGGCTGGCAGAAGAACCCGGCCCGCTGCGAGATGACGTCACCGAAGAAGCAGACGAATATACGCGGGTCACTCTGCAAGGCAGGGCAGTCGGCGATGAACTGCATGTGCTGACCTCCGGCACGCAGGCTGGAACCGGCTACAGGGTGATCACGGCTTTCGAAACCGATAAAGGCACAATCATTCTGCTCGACAAGGGGTTGCTGCCTCTTGAGGCAAAAACGGCACCGCCACCCGATGGACCGGTTCAGGTCACGGGGACGCTGCTATGGCCCGACGACAAGAATAATAACACACCGGCCCCCGATCTGGACAAGAACATCTGGTTTGCCCGCGACGTAACCGACATGTCAGCAAAGCTGCAGACAGCGCCGCTGATGGTGGTCGCCAGCAGCACAAGCCCGGCTGATCCGCGTCTGACACCGCTCCCGGTCAGCACGACCAATATCAAGAACGACCATCTTGAATATGCGATCACTTGGTTCTTGCTGGCCTTGGTCTGGGGGATTATGAGCCTGTACCTGATCTACAGGACGACCACGCCAAAGGACGGCTGA
- a CDS encoding cytochrome c oxidase subunit 3, whose amino-acid sequence MAHAKNHDYHILPPSIWPMIGGIGGFVMLFGAVIWMHGSGPYMFLAGLAAILYVMYAWWAEVVAESRVGDHTPVVRIGLRYGFIMFIMSEVMFFAAWFWSFFKHAMYPMGPQSPAVDGVWPPAGIETFDPWHLPLINTLILLCSGAAATWAHHALVHENNREDMKWGLILAVALGALFTVFQIYEYSHAAFGFSGNIYGANFFMATGFHGAHVFIGTIFLLVCLFRLQSGHFTPEKHVGFEAAAWYWHFVDVVWLFLFAAVYVWGG is encoded by the coding sequence ATGGCGCACGCAAAGAACCACGATTACCACATTCTCCCGCCATCCATCTGGCCAATGATCGGCGGCATTGGCGGGTTCGTCATGCTGTTTGGGGCCGTGATCTGGATGCATGGATCCGGACCCTACATGTTCCTGGCCGGGCTCGCGGCGATCCTCTACGTGATGTATGCGTGGTGGGCCGAAGTGGTGGCCGAAAGCCGGGTTGGTGATCATACGCCTGTCGTGCGGATCGGCCTGCGCTATGGGTTTATCATGTTCATCATGTCCGAAGTGATGTTCTTTGCCGCCTGGTTCTGGTCCTTTTTCAAACATGCGATGTATCCGATGGGTCCGCAAAGCCCTGCGGTTGATGGGGTCTGGCCACCTGCGGGGATCGAAACGTTTGATCCCTGGCATCTGCCGCTGATCAACACGCTGATCCTGCTCTGCTCTGGGGCCGCGGCCACCTGGGCGCACCATGCGCTGGTGCATGAAAATAACCGCGAAGATATGAAATGGGGGCTGATCCTGGCCGTTGCGCTGGGCGCGCTGTTCACCGTGTTCCAGATCTACGAATACAGCCACGCGGCATTCGGGTTTTCGGGCAACATCTACGGGGCCAACTTCTTTATGGCGACGGGCTTTCACGGGGCGCATGTCTTTATCGGGACGATCTTCCTCCTGGTCTGCCTATTCCGGCTGCAAAGCGGGCATTTCACCCCGGAAAAGCATGTGGGCTTCGAAGCGGCCGCCTGGTACTGGCACTTTGTTGATGTGGTCTGGCTGTTCCTCTTTGCCGCTGTGTACGTCTGGGGCGGCTAA
- a CDS encoding cytochrome c oxidase assembly protein, whose protein sequence is MTLFPKLKGPQRTAAQATSVVILMGALAWASVPFYDWFCRVTGFGGATNVAEAGSDVILDQTITVRFDASLERDMPWTFKPEVREMEIRIGETGLAFYEAHNPYDVPIAGQAAYNVTPYEAGAFFDKIECFCFTEQVLQPGQTVMMPVSFFVDPAIVDDREGQYVHTITLSYTFYQIDLPEDARQATLQTPSTLTPAPEGAIETY, encoded by the coding sequence ATGACACTGTTTCCAAAACTGAAAGGCCCGCAACGGACCGCTGCGCAGGCAACCAGTGTTGTCATCCTGATGGGTGCGCTCGCATGGGCATCTGTTCCGTTTTACGACTGGTTTTGCCGGGTCACCGGCTTTGGCGGGGCCACCAATGTCGCCGAGGCCGGCAGCGACGTGATCCTTGATCAGACAATCACGGTCCGCTTTGATGCATCGCTGGAACGCGATATGCCGTGGACGTTCAAACCCGAAGTGCGCGAGATGGAGATCCGGATCGGCGAAACCGGTTTGGCATTTTACGAAGCGCATAACCCTTATGACGTGCCTATCGCGGGCCAGGCTGCCTACAACGTGACGCCTTACGAGGCCGGCGCGTTTTTCGACAAGATCGAGTGTTTCTGCTTTACAGAACAGGTGTTGCAGCCCGGGCAGACCGTCATGATGCCGGTGAGTTTCTTTGTGGACCCGGCCATCGTTGACGACCGCGAGGGGCAATATGTTCATACGATCACGCTCAGCTACACGTTCTACCAGATAGATCTGCCCGAGGACGCCCGCCAGGCTACTCTGCAGACACCATCCACTTTGACACCGGCGCCTGAAGGCGCCATAGAAACATACTAA
- the cyoE gene encoding heme o synthase, whose protein sequence is MSDISMQEAPYEASMGDYFALLKPRVMSLVVFTALVGLLVAPVPVHPFIGFVAILCIAVGAGASGALNMWWDADIDAKMRRTAGRPIPSGRVAPGEALGIGLGLSGFAVILLALATNWLAAGILAFTIFFYAVIYSMWLKRATPQNIVIGGAAGAFPPMLGWAVATGGVSVESMLMFALIFMWTPPHFWALALFVKSDYGNAGVPMLTETHGRDATRRHVIVYTLLLVPVAIGLGFTSIGGPVYLAVAAVMNAWFLKGAYDIWRRTDADCEADKHKVEIGVFKVSLYYLFAHFGALLVEAALRQSALGGW, encoded by the coding sequence ATGAGTGACATCAGCATGCAAGAGGCGCCGTATGAGGCAAGCATGGGTGACTATTTCGCCCTGCTGAAGCCACGCGTGATGTCGTTGGTCGTGTTCACCGCGCTTGTTGGCCTGTTGGTCGCACCCGTCCCGGTACATCCGTTCATCGGGTTTGTGGCCATCCTTTGCATTGCCGTCGGCGCAGGTGCATCAGGCGCCCTGAACATGTGGTGGGATGCGGATATCGACGCAAAGATGCGCCGGACTGCTGGTCGTCCCATCCCCTCGGGCCGTGTTGCTCCTGGTGAGGCGCTGGGCATTGGTCTGGGCCTGTCGGGCTTTGCGGTGATCCTTCTGGCCCTTGCGACGAACTGGCTGGCTGCCGGGATCCTGGCATTCACGATTTTCTTTTATGCGGTCATCTATTCCATGTGGCTCAAGCGGGCCACGCCCCAGAATATCGTTATTGGCGGGGCTGCAGGCGCATTCCCCCCAATGCTGGGCTGGGCGGTGGCAACAGGTGGCGTCAGCGTCGAAAGCATGCTGATGTTTGCGCTGATCTTCATGTGGACGCCGCCGCATTTCTGGGCGCTGGCCCTGTTCGTGAAATCCGACTACGGGAATGCCGGTGTGCCCATGCTGACCGAGACACATGGGCGTGATGCCACGCGTCGTCACGTGATTGTCTACACATTGCTCCTTGTTCCGGTTGCGATTGGCCTTGGTTTCACGTCCATCGGTGGCCCGGTCTACCTGGCCGTGGCTGCCGTGATGAATGCCTGGTTCCTCAAAGGCGCGTATGATATCTGGCGCCGGACTGACGCCGATTGCGAGGCTGACAAGCACAAGGTCGAAATCGGGGTGTTCAAAGTATCGCTCTACTATCTTTTTGCGCATTTCGGGGCCTTGTTGGTCGAGGCCGCCTTGCGTCAATCCGCTCTTGGGGGCTGGTGA